In Amblyraja radiata isolate CabotCenter1 chromosome 39, sAmbRad1.1.pri, whole genome shotgun sequence, the following proteins share a genomic window:
- the LOC116967310 gene encoding antigen WC1.1-like — translation MGPCMDPSYVSLLIQVLWGTVCDDSWGLADANVVCRQLGCGSALWTPGAGTIAPASGDIWLDEVKCTGSESFLSRCLASPLGQHDCDHKEDVFVTCSGISISQLGKKPPSTAVVVCTTLGILLVAEFVALVIIARRQSARRDAEMRGRGFGFYEAIYEEIDDTLPGNKFNQMEDSISGSIDSMNQIEYYTSDPQGCAHSTSELPEGTSSSVRDLVPDDHDDPESKAIDCPGGQFPMDGGADDLLMLTVAGGDVDTGEIRLREGQDYQLNISMLRSYTGDRRASKGRQMGGFAFLKNEYITRDTILGYYADRYVGRT, via the exons ATGGGTCCTTGCATGGATCCCAGCTATGTCAGCCTTTTGATTCAAGTACT CTGGGGAACGGTGTGTGATGACTCCTGGGGTCTCGCCGATGCCAATGTCGTCTGCAGACAATTGGGCTGTGGCTCTGCTCTTTGGACTCCAGGAGCGGGGACCATTGCCCCGGCCTCAGGTGATATCTGGCTGGATGAAGTGAAATGCACGGGAAGTGAATCATTCCTGTCCCGTTGTCTGGCTTCACCGCTCGGTCAACATGACTGTGATCACAAGGAAGATGTCTTTGTCACCTGTTCTG GAATTTCAATTTCACAGTTGGGAAAGAAGCCGCCCTCCACGGCTGTTGTGGTTTGCACAACTCTCGGAATCCTCCTCGTCGCTGAATTTGTCGCACTGGTGATAATAGCTCGGAGGCAATCAGCAAGAAGAG ATGCAGAGATGAGAGGCAGGGGCTTTGGCTTTTACGAAGCAATTTATGAAGAGATTGACGATACTCTCCCTGGAAACAAATTCAATCAGATGGAAGATTCAA TCTCTGGATCCATTGATTCCATGAATCAAATAGAATATTACACCAGTGACCCTCAGGGATGTGCTCATTCAACAAGCGAACTCCCTGAAGGAACCTCCTCCAGTGTTCGAG ATCTAGTTCCGGATGACCATGACGATCCTGAGAGTAAAGCCATTGATTGTCCGGGCGGTCAGTTCCCGATGGACGGTGGCGCCGATGACCTTCTGATGCTAACAGTTGCCGGTGGTGACGTGGACACTGGTG AAATAAGGCTGAGAGAAGGGCAAGACTACCAGCTCAATATTTCAATGTTGAGAAGCTACACGGGCGATAGAAGAGCAAGTAAGGGAAGACAGATGGGAGGATTTGCCTTCTTGAAGAATGAGTACATAACCAGAGATACTATTCTGGGGTACTACGCAGACAGGTACGTGGGCAGAACTTAG